The Mycolicibacterium boenickei genome has a segment encoding these proteins:
- the tnpB gene encoding IS607 family element RNA-guided endonuclease TnpB codes for MARFEVLEGWTAQAYRFALDPTPTQVRALASHAGGARFAHNHMLALVKAVMDQRAAERSYDIDEAQLTPVLGWSLPALRKVWNQRKASYAPWWGVNSKEAYNTGLDGLARGLDAWSKSRKGERKGPVIGFPRFKSARVPKSVRFTTGTIRIEADRRHVTLPRLGAVRTHESTRKLARRIEAGTARILSATVRQDSAGRWHCALQTIVEAKTRPAHARRSAHPVVGVDVGVKADALLVVATPDGLEVERIAAPKSLTAAQARLRALQRRAARQHGPYDPASRTKQRPSKRWRRTQARIGRTHAHAAAMRRDVLHKATTALAQSHDVVVAETLNAAGMRAKGGTRKRGLNLALADAALAEVRRMLSYKSRWYGSTLVEADRYFPSSKTCTACGRRKSNLTLADRIFECDGCGMRIDRDLGAAINLARLGVPTSLGEQSPAGSGPVAGRGATRETDPAPAGDAAGDETSTPQRHPVDQTGTASPQGEAA; via the coding sequence GTGGCTAGATTCGAGGTCCTCGAGGGGTGGACTGCACAGGCATACCGGTTCGCGCTGGATCCCACGCCGACGCAGGTGCGGGCGTTGGCTTCTCATGCTGGTGGGGCACGGTTCGCGCACAATCACATGTTGGCGTTGGTGAAGGCGGTGATGGATCAGCGCGCCGCTGAACGCAGCTACGACATCGACGAGGCGCAGTTGACGCCGGTGTTGGGGTGGTCGTTGCCGGCACTGCGAAAGGTCTGGAATCAGCGCAAGGCGTCATACGCACCGTGGTGGGGTGTGAACTCGAAGGAGGCCTACAACACCGGCCTGGATGGGTTGGCCCGCGGACTCGACGCGTGGTCGAAGTCCCGTAAAGGTGAGCGCAAGGGACCGGTGATCGGGTTTCCCCGGTTCAAGTCGGCTCGGGTGCCGAAGTCTGTGCGGTTCACCACCGGGACCATCCGGATCGAGGCTGACCGCCGCCATGTCACCCTGCCGCGGCTGGGTGCGGTCCGCACCCATGAATCGACCCGCAAGCTGGCCCGTCGCATAGAGGCCGGTACGGCGAGAATCTTGTCGGCCACCGTGCGCCAAGACAGCGCCGGGCGCTGGCACTGCGCCCTGCAGACCATTGTCGAAGCCAAGACCCGGCCGGCGCACGCACGCCGGTCGGCCCATCCGGTGGTTGGTGTCGATGTCGGGGTGAAAGCCGATGCCCTGCTGGTGGTCGCCACGCCCGATGGTCTCGAAGTCGAGCGTATCGCCGCGCCGAAGTCGCTGACCGCCGCGCAAGCCCGGTTGCGGGCCCTGCAGCGCCGAGCGGCCCGCCAGCACGGCCCCTACGATCCGGCTAGCCGCACCAAACAGAGGCCGTCAAAGCGGTGGCGGCGCACCCAGGCCCGGATCGGCCGCACCCACGCCCATGCCGCGGCGATGCGCCGCGACGTGCTGCACAAGGCCACCACCGCCCTGGCCCAGTCCCACGATGTGGTGGTGGCCGAAACCTTGAACGCCGCGGGCATGCGCGCCAAGGGAGGAACCCGCAAGCGGGGCCTGAACCTAGCGCTGGCTGATGCTGCTCTGGCCGAGGTCCGTCGCATGCTGAGCTATAAAAGTCGTTGGTACGGCAGCACTCTGGTGGAGGCCGACCGATATTTTCCGTCGTCGAAGACCTGCACGGCCTGTGGGAGGCGAAAGTCAAACCTCACCCTGGCCGACCGGATCTTTGAGTGTGACGGCTGCGGTATGCGGATCGATCGTGATCTGGGTGCTGCAATCAACCTCGCCCGACTCGGCGTACCCACATCGTTGGGTGAACAGAGTCCCGCCGGGAGTGGCCCGGTGGCAGGACGTGGAGCCACGCGTGAGACCGACCCCGCGCCAGCGGGCGACGCAGCCGGCGATGAAACGTCAACCCCGCAACGCCACCCGGTGGATCAGACGGGGACCGCCTCACCGCAAGGCGAGGCTGCCTGA
- a CDS encoding SgcJ/EcaC family oxidoreductase — translation MNAKDQHDIRTVMAATTELWIAHDMDGWGRYFTEDADFVAHSGLWWTSRDDNVAGHRDVPESVVRQKRNYSQRVETIDEIAPGVALVHTRWDWPGHVQPGAQAQNRSGIISYVLVEHDGRWLIRSAHNTRG, via the coding sequence ATGAACGCGAAGGACCAGCACGACATCAGGACCGTCATGGCCGCGACGACCGAGCTGTGGATCGCGCACGATATGGACGGATGGGGCCGGTACTTCACCGAGGACGCCGACTTCGTCGCGCACAGCGGCCTGTGGTGGACCTCGCGCGACGACAATGTCGCAGGCCACCGGGATGTGCCGGAATCCGTTGTCCGACAGAAGCGGAACTACAGCCAGCGGGTCGAGACAATCGACGAGATCGCACCGGGTGTGGCGCTCGTGCACACCCGGTGGGACTGGCCGGGTCACGTCCAGCCGGGAGCGCAGGCGCAGAATCGCAGTGGCATCATCAGCTACGTTCTCGTCGAACACGACGGACGCTGGCTGATCCGCTCCGCCCACAACACGCGGGGGTGA
- a CDS encoding LLM class flavin-dependent oxidoreductase — MTRIYLNAFDMACVGHQSAGLWRHPEDQGYRYRELGYWTELARTLEAGGFDALFLADVLGVYDVYGGSRDTAVADAAQVPVNDPTLAVSAMAAVTETLGFGVTASLTYEQPYALARRFSTLDHLTGGRVAWNIVTSYLDSAARNLGLDAQIPHDERYEIAEEYLEVCYKLWEASWEPDAVVRDRERGVFTDPAKVHDIEHKGRYFSVPGPFLCEPSPQRTPMLFQAGASPRGVRFAAAHAEAVFVSGPTPEIVAKPVKALRAAAAEHGRDPRSIKVFTMVTPIVAETHDEAVAKLHDYRRFVSTEGALALFGGWTGVDLAELGADEPLRYVQTEANRSALASFTTSDRNWTAGELADEVGLGGRGPVVVGSPAEVADELERWVDEADVDGFNLAYVTTPGTFADFARHVVPELRRRGRVPDRAERGTLRERLGGGGPLLAPQHPGAAYRPQDWG, encoded by the coding sequence ATGACCAGGATCTATCTCAACGCCTTCGACATGGCCTGCGTCGGGCACCAGTCCGCGGGTTTGTGGCGTCATCCCGAAGACCAGGGCTACCGGTACCGAGAACTGGGGTACTGGACGGAACTGGCCCGCACGCTGGAGGCCGGGGGCTTCGACGCGCTGTTTCTGGCCGACGTGCTCGGCGTCTACGACGTGTACGGCGGTTCGCGGGATACGGCGGTGGCCGACGCCGCACAGGTGCCGGTCAACGACCCGACGCTGGCGGTTTCGGCCATGGCCGCGGTCACCGAGACCCTCGGCTTCGGTGTCACGGCGTCGTTGACCTATGAGCAGCCGTACGCGTTGGCGCGCCGGTTCTCCACGCTGGATCACCTGACGGGCGGTCGGGTTGCCTGGAACATCGTCACCTCGTATCTCGACAGCGCCGCCCGGAATCTGGGTCTGGATGCCCAGATCCCGCATGACGAGCGGTACGAGATCGCCGAGGAGTACCTCGAGGTCTGCTACAAGCTCTGGGAGGCGTCCTGGGAACCCGACGCCGTCGTCCGCGACCGGGAACGCGGCGTGTTCACCGATCCGGCGAAAGTCCATGACATCGAACACAAAGGGCGCTACTTCAGCGTCCCGGGACCGTTCCTGTGCGAACCGTCTCCGCAGCGCACGCCGATGTTGTTTCAGGCGGGCGCCTCGCCGCGAGGGGTCCGGTTCGCCGCGGCACACGCCGAGGCCGTGTTCGTATCGGGCCCCACGCCGGAAATCGTGGCCAAGCCGGTCAAGGCATTGCGCGCCGCCGCCGCTGAACACGGGCGAGATCCCCGGTCCATCAAGGTGTTCACGATGGTGACCCCGATCGTCGCCGAAACCCACGACGAGGCGGTCGCCAAGTTGCACGACTACCGGCGGTTTGTCAGCACCGAAGGCGCGCTGGCGCTGTTCGGTGGCTGGACCGGGGTCGATCTGGCCGAACTCGGGGCCGACGAACCCCTGCGGTACGTCCAGACCGAGGCCAATCGTTCTGCGCTGGCATCGTTCACCACGTCGGACCGGAACTGGACGGCGGGGGAGTTGGCCGACGAGGTCGGGCTCGGCGGGCGTGGCCCGGTGGTGGTGGGGTCACCGGCCGAGGTGGCCGACGAACTCGAACGTTGGGTCGACGAGGCCGACGTCGACGGGTTCAACCTCGCCTACGTCACGACCCCGGGCACCTTTGCCGACTTCGCCCGCCATGTCGTGCCCGAACTGCGTCGTCGGGGCCGGGTGCCCGACCGAGCCGAGCGGGGCACACTGCGGGAGCGGCTCGGCGGCGGTGGGCCATTGCTGGCCCCTCAGCATCCGGGCGCTGCCTACCGGCCGCAGGACTGGGGTTGA
- a CDS encoding MFS transporter, which yields MATAKPSARTVALGSAVGTTIEWYDFYLYATAAALVFKPLFFPNISSTAGTLASFATYAAGFGARPLGALISGHYGDRLGRKTVLVIALVGMGLSTFAIGLLPTYAQIGLLAPTLLVVLRLLQGLAVGAEWGGAALLSVEHAPPGRRGLFGSFTQLGSPAGMLLSTAVFYLTRSATGPDAFLDYGWRIPFLLSAVLVVVGLVIRLRLTDAEMFTQVRDRGEVARLPVLEVLRTQPRNVLITTGLRFSQIALFVLLTTYSLTYLQDSAAGSQVGLTAVLIASAVGLISTPAWAVLSDRIGRRPPYLFGAVAGVLALILFFVAAGTGSHLAIILSIVFGVNIAHDAMYGPQAAWFGELFDTRVRYSGASLGYQIGAVLSGGFAPLIAAALLVAGGGSPWLIVAYFAVLTAITFTAAYFARETHLDEIGDAR from the coding sequence CTGGCGACTGCCAAGCCGAGTGCGCGCACCGTCGCGTTGGGCAGTGCGGTCGGCACCACGATCGAGTGGTACGACTTCTACCTCTATGCCACGGCTGCGGCGCTGGTTTTCAAACCGCTGTTCTTCCCGAACATCTCGTCGACGGCCGGCACGCTGGCCTCGTTCGCGACCTATGCCGCCGGGTTCGGCGCCCGGCCGCTGGGCGCCCTGATATCGGGCCACTACGGAGATCGGCTGGGACGCAAGACCGTTCTGGTGATCGCGCTGGTGGGCATGGGCTTGAGCACGTTCGCGATCGGACTCCTGCCGACCTATGCCCAGATCGGACTGCTCGCACCGACACTACTGGTGGTCCTGCGGCTGCTCCAGGGCTTGGCGGTGGGGGCCGAATGGGGCGGTGCGGCACTGCTTTCGGTGGAGCACGCGCCGCCCGGGCGCCGCGGCCTGTTCGGTAGCTTCACCCAATTGGGTTCCCCGGCAGGTATGTTGCTGTCGACGGCAGTCTTCTACCTCACGCGGTCGGCGACCGGCCCAGACGCCTTCCTCGATTACGGGTGGCGAATCCCCTTCCTGCTCAGTGCCGTTCTGGTTGTCGTCGGTCTGGTGATCCGGCTCCGGCTGACCGATGCCGAGATGTTCACGCAGGTCCGGGACCGCGGCGAGGTCGCGCGCCTTCCGGTGCTGGAGGTGCTGCGTACCCAGCCGCGCAATGTGTTGATCACCACCGGACTGCGGTTCTCGCAGATCGCCCTGTTCGTCCTGTTGACCACGTATTCGCTGACCTACCTGCAGGATTCGGCGGCAGGCAGCCAGGTCGGCCTGACCGCCGTGCTGATCGCATCGGCAGTCGGACTGATCAGCACGCCGGCCTGGGCCGTGCTGTCCGACCGGATCGGCAGACGGCCTCCGTATCTGTTCGGCGCGGTGGCCGGAGTGCTGGCCCTGATCCTGTTCTTCGTCGCGGCGGGAACCGGATCGCACCTCGCGATCATCTTGTCGATCGTGTTCGGCGTCAACATCGCTCACGATGCCATGTACGGGCCGCAGGCCGCCTGGTTCGGGGAGCTGTTCGACACCCGGGTGCGCTACAGCGGTGCTTCGTTGGGCTATCAGATCGGTGCCGTGCTCTCGGGTGGTTTTGCACCGTTGATCGCGGCGGCCCTGCTGGTCGCCGGGGGCGGTAGCCCCTGGCTGATCGTCGCGTATTTCGCGGTGCTGACCGCGATCACCTTCACGGCCGCCTATTTCGCGCGGGAGACACATCTGGACGAGATCGGGGACGCGCGATGA
- a CDS encoding TetR/AcrR family transcriptional regulator encodes MKAEPSPLGKSAGAGRPRDPRIDAAILQATTDLLVEIGYANLTMAAVAERAQTTKTALYRRWSSKAELVHEAVFPAAATALTTPAGDIAGDIRAMIGAARDVFTSPVMRAALPGLVADVVADTDLNARVMQRFAGTFVTVRARIVDGIMRGEVQPDVDPDRLVELIGGSTMLRMLLWPERELDDEWVAQTAAILVHGATVSK; translated from the coding sequence GACGCCCCCGTGACCCGCGCATTGACGCTGCCATATTGCAGGCGACCACGGACCTGCTTGTCGAAATCGGTTACGCGAACCTGACCATGGCGGCGGTAGCCGAGCGGGCACAAACCACGAAAACCGCGCTGTACCGCCGGTGGTCGAGCAAGGCGGAGCTGGTGCACGAGGCGGTGTTCCCCGCCGCAGCGACTGCGTTGACGACGCCGGCCGGTGACATCGCCGGTGACATCCGGGCGATGATCGGTGCCGCCCGCGACGTGTTCACCAGCCCGGTGATGCGGGCGGCTCTGCCCGGGCTGGTCGCCGATGTCGTCGCCGACACCGACCTCAATGCCAGGGTGATGCAGCGGTTCGCGGGGACCTTCGTCACCGTCCGCGCGCGGATCGTCGACGGCATCATGCGCGGTGAGGTCCAGCCCGACGTCGACCCGGACCGCCTGGTGGAGCTGATCGGTGGGTCGACGATGCTGCGGATGCTGCTGTGGCCCGAACGCGAACTGGACGACGAGTGGGTGGCGCAGACGGCCGCGATCCTTGTGCACGGGGCCACAGTCAGCAAGTAA